The Pelobates fuscus isolate aPelFus1 chromosome 2, aPelFus1.pri, whole genome shotgun sequence genome has a segment encoding these proteins:
- the LOC134585642 gene encoding alkaline phosphatase-like, with the protein MKWKVARVTLIPLLSFVFFPKTLVGATFLSLEAEKTKQFWNDQAKHTLNTALNLEPITERAKNLILFIGDGMGVPTITAARIYQGQLRGESGEENILAMESFPYVGLSKVYNVDAQVPDSAGTGTAYLCGVKTNSGLLGVTAASKYGICTSANGNEVESILHRAKKAGKSVGIVTTTRVQHASPAAAYAHVANREWYSDNEMTVNMVNSGCKDIAYQLVHNTDINVILGGGRAYMTAKGTPDPEYPTSTSSRGLRKDGLNLTDLWLSKRENARYVWNKEQFDLVDESTTDYLMGLFEPKDMNYELNRNPSSDPSLTEMTEKAIKILRKNPNGFFLFVEGGRIDHGHHDGNAKQSLTEAVELDKAIRRTGELTDESETLTVVTADHSHVFSFGGYTDRGNSILGVAPLRANDGKPYTSVVYGNGPGFKITNGAREDISTVDIEADGYRQQAAIPLVSETHGGEDVAIMAKGPFAHLFHGFHEQSYIAHVMAYAGCLEPYEGCNTKLRSMSVKSSSVIYLPSFLPLFIVWGMLLIWW; encoded by the exons ATGAAGTGGAAAGTTGCAAGGGTCACTTTAATCCCACTTTTAAGCTTTGTCTTTTTTCCTAAGACACTTGTAGGAGCAACATTTCTTTCTCTAG AGGCTGAGAAGACAAAACAGTTTTGGAATGATCAGGCAAAACATACTTTGAATACGGCTCTAAATCTTGAACCTATCACTGAACGAGCCAAGAATCTAATCCTGTTTATTGGGGATG GAATGGGAGTACCCACAATAACAGCAGCCCGTATATACCAGGGACAACTGAGGGGGGAAAGCGGGGAAGAAAATATTTTGGCAATGGAGTCATTTCCTTATGTTGGACTTTCTAAG GTATATAATGTCGATGCTCAGGTGCCAGACAGTGCAGGTACAGGGACAGCTTATCTGTGTGGTGTGAAGACCAACAGTGGTCTACTGGGTGTCACTGCAGCCTCAAAATATGGAATTTGCACCTCTGCCAATGGGAACGAAGTAGAATCAATTCTTCACAGAGCAAAAAAAGCAG GTAAATCTGTGGGTATAGTGACCACCACTCGTGTACAACATGCCTCACCTGCAGCTGCCTACGCTCATGTTGCCAACCGGGAGTGGTACTCTGACAACGAGATGACTGTCAACATGGTCAACAGTGGCTGTAAGGACATAGCATACCAGCTGGTGCACAATACAGACATCAAT GTTATTCTAGGAGGAGGAAGAGCTTACATGACCGCAAAGGGGACCCCTGATCCTGAATACCCAACTAGCACATCAAGTCGAGGTTTACGAAAAGATGGACTGAACTTGACAGATTTATGGCTGAGCAAGAGAGAG AATGCCAGATACGTGTGGAATAAAGAACAGTTTGACTTAGTGGATGAAAGTACCACAGATTACCTTATGG GATTATTTGAGCCAAAGGACATGAATTATGAGCTGAACCGTAATCCTTCCTCAGACCCCTCACTCACCGAGATGACTGAGAAGGCCATCAAGATCCTCCGCAAAAATCCCAATGGCTTTTTCCTGTTTGTAGAAG GTGGTAGAATTGACCATGGCCACCACGATGGGAATGCTAAGCAGTCGTTAACCGAGGCTGTTGAATTGGACAAAGCAATCCGCAGAACTGGGGAACTTACTGATGAAAGTGAGACTCTGACTGTGGTGACAGCTGACCACTCACATGTCTTCAGTTTTGGGGGTTATACAGACCGTGGCAACAGCATTCTTG gtgTAGCTCCGTTAAGAGCTAATGATGGCAAACCCTATACCAGTGTGGTCTATGGCAATGGTCCCGGGTTCAAGATTACAAATGGTGCACGCGAGGACATCAGTACCGTCGATATAG AAGCCGATGGTTATCGACAACAAGCAGCCATTCCTTTGGTTTCCGAGACCCACGGTGGTGAGGATGTGGCTATTATGGCCAAAGGTCCCTTTGCACATCTTTTCCATGGTTTTCATGAGCAGAGTTATATTGCCCATGTCATGGCCTATGCAGGTTGTTTAGAACCTTATGAAGGCTGCAACACAAAACTGAGGTCGATGTCAGTGAAATCGAGTTCTGTCATCTACTTGCCCTCCTTCCTGCCACTGTTTATTGTATGGGGCATGCTGCTAATCTGGTGGTAA